A stretch of DNA from Gammaproteobacteria bacterium:
CCAGGTAGAGTGTAAAATTCTTTATAGTGAAGATCTACAACATCAGCAGCAAATAGAAGGTTTGATCATAGTCAATCCATTTTCAGAAATTTAAAACAAAACAAATACAGATCGGATACCGAATGGAATTTATATTTTGGATTGTCTTTATCGGAACAATCTACAGCTATTTTATCTACCCTGTTCTTCTTTTTTTAATGAAAAAGAGAGCGTTGCCTCCTTCCTCCTTAAATAAGGATGATGTACAGAGTGTGACGCTGATTATTACTGTGCATAACGAAGAAGCACGAATAGCACAAAAGCTCGATAATGCGCTGGCAATTGATTATCCCTCTAGCCAGTTTGAAATTATTGTTGCCTCTGATGCGTCTACTGATAACACACATGAAATTATCTCTCGATATGAAAATGAGGGCGTTCGTTTAATGCGTGTGGATGAACATAAAGGTAAAGAATATGCGCAGTGGAAAGCGATTAATGAAGCAACAGGTGATATTTTAATATTTTCTGATGCCGCGACAGATATTCCAAAAGATGCCATTGGCAAGATGGTTCGGTACTTTGATGATCCGGCTGTAGGTGCAGTTTCCAGTGAAGATCGCTTCATTAGTGGGGATGGTAAAGTCGTTGGCGAAGGCCTTTATGTGCGCTATGAAATGTGGTTGCGCCGTATGGAAACAGAGGTTTGTAGTTTGG
This window harbors:
- a CDS encoding glycosyltransferase family 2 protein gives rise to the protein MEFIFWIVFIGTIYSYFIYPVLLFLMKKRALPPSSLNKDDVQSVTLIITVHNEEARIAQKLDNALAIDYPSSQFEIIVASDASTDNTHEIISRYENEGVRLMRVDEHKGKEYAQWKAINEATGDILIFSDAATDIPKDAIGKMVRYFDDPAVGAVSSEDRFISGDGKVVGEGLYVRYEMWLRRMETEVCSLVGLSGSFFAARKSICDEWDVDVPSDFNTALSCVKKGYFAISAADVHGYYKDVKDNKKEFQRKVRTVLRGISALAKKVEVLNPLKFGIFSFFVWSHKIMRWLVPFFMVMTLLISAILAVSSVFYAMIFGLQLIFYGLVLVGFMSESIRNNTFIKIPFFFVESNIAIAYAIFLFLSGTRMTTWQPSKR